AACCAAGGGGGCGTAAATTTCTGTCTGGAAATACCAATGCAAAATCTGCATCATGCCATTTTTGATCTCTCAccgaaattcaaataaaaatgttCCTATTTGAAGGGTAAACTAGTCCTAGGTAATGGGCATCTGACTGCATTTTTGCATATTTTAAGGAGAAGAAAACAATACAAGATTATTCTGGATACTTCTTGTCGTCTTTCAACTCAAAAACTAATGGAATGGAGCACAAAATGATGTCACTTCATCGATTAATTGGAGTGTGCATCCGTTCAACAATCCTGTTTATGGCATCACGAGACATCACCAGTGTATCATGCAGCAGGATGCTGTAGACATTCAAGCCCTGAAAAGAGCACAAGAAATTGCAAGCTCAGAGACAACAGATGCCCACCTCCATAAATATCCAACTTGTGTGATCATGTCTATACATGCAAGCCAGTTCATATGTTTCTATTCTGATGCAAAGAGAATCTTGAAGACACAGGAAAAGCTTtggtgtttggactttgggataTTTTGAAGTAAAATATTAGCAGAGAAGAAAGAAAGTGTGTAACTATTTAAGAGAAGGGGAAAAAGAAGGTTTTGTGATGTCTTCAGTGGATCACTCATGATTTTTACAGCTCTCACATGCAAGGATTCTCAAATGAAACAACACCCAAATATATCAACAATTCAAGGAAGTCAAAGAGTTATGCCACAGTTTTAGCTTTGCAGAGCCTGAACTTAGGGTTTTATCCCTGAATTATATCGAGAAGATCACACACTTGAAAGATTATTAAAATGTAGCCAAGATCCAGGCAGCAGAATTTTCATTCCATATCCAACTATATTGTGAAAAAGGATTAAGGATTGCAAGAACTTACAATTGATGGTAGTACATTGACATAATGTAGATTTTGAGTAGCCAACTTCAGCTTTTCATTAATCAGGCCACCATCCACCAGCAGTAGCTTCTTGGTGTTCTCCATTTGGTTGACATAGTTCACAATATTCTTCGTTTTATGTGTAGGGACCTCCAAATCCTCAAAAACCAGAAGCTGTATattaccaaaatattttaaaGATTATTGCTCCATATATGGAAGAAAAATGCTTCGAGAATTTGACTTGTGAAGCTACCGTTAAAGAGGAAGTCTAAGAAATGTAACCAGATACACAGGCACAGAAATTATGTGAAAATTTGATATTCAAGACCAACCACAGCAGTTAAACAACAGCAGTACAGATAATACAAAGCCTGGTAAGAATGTAGATAATAATCAAGAAAGAGGTAACGTCTCTCCCAAAAGTACTCATATCAGTAGTTTAACTGGTGGAATAGATGTGACATTTAAAAATGGAAATATCCTAACATAAAGCCTTCTCAGAAATGAAGATGATAATCACAAACAAGTCAGCATCCCTCCCAAGAACACAGGCCCATGCATCAATTGTGCAAAAAATGCAACGTTACGCCACATTTCAATAAATAGAATCCATACGACCCATTAATACAATAAATGGTAACCAGAAAGGCTATCCGAAAGAAACTTCTAACCTTTTTCACAAGTGCATTcatgtaaaattaaaaattgaggAACAAAGACATGCCTTTCCTTCTGCTGCTCGAGCCGTCAAAGCAATCTTCAATCCTAGACGCCTAACTTTCTTGTTGCATTTAATAGCATGACTCCGAGGCTTAGGGCCATGCATTGTAGCACCACCCCTAAACTGTTATCCAAAAAACAGTCTTTAAAGTCCAGCAAATTCACTGACATGCCGCAACAGCACAAAAGACCACCTATCTAACCATTGAGTAGGGCAAAAGAGCTTCTATACCTGTGGTCCACGCAATGTTCCATGCCGTGCTCGACCAGTACCTTTCTGTTGATATGGTTTTCTACCAGTCCCACTAACTTCACTGATTGTTTTTGTCGAATGTGTTCCCTGTAGACAAGTTGAATCACATAAGATTCTGATACCTGATTCTTACACATCAACTTCCCAACATTTACAAGTTGCAAAACTTTTTTTATAGTGTGGAAGTTTAATATAAATACATATCAGTAACATAtctaataataaataattcatcATATAGCAATGCAATAATATTAGATATGCAATATTGTTACATATGAGTAACATATATCAGACATGAATGATATGCAAATTAGGGACAGATTCATCAACACATCAACCCTCACCTTCTCCCCCGTTCATTTTCATTTCACATAGGATAGCCCCCTGACAAtttttccttcataaaaaatgtcttATGTGGATCAAACAGAAAGGGAACCTTTGTTTTGACTTCCGACAACCAAacaaataacatacaaataaactGTGATTAAGACAAGAATTTAAAGAACTACTAACAAAACTTTAACGTTCTCAATGGTATACCCTAAGCCATAAGCAAACCAATGATATTCTTTCCATATACACTTAAAGTCATAGTACCATCAATGCTATATAATCACATTCTTTAAAGCTTTATAATGGTCGACCATCACCTGTTGTCGTTTTGCAAGTTGCCATCGTACAACACGAT
The sequence above is a segment of the Hevea brasiliensis isolate MT/VB/25A 57/8 chromosome 11, ASM3005281v1, whole genome shotgun sequence genome. Coding sequences within it:
- the LOC110631949 gene encoding uncharacterized protein LOC110631949 yields the protein MAVSISKSILRSFGSLNVGRCISPFLSYQSFRASNDLCGHVFGNCLFSAESSSFVKGGAASLAYRRFSTSILTPGSSDGAFPSDLLSTKAVLTPERKIGLYQDLVIPVTNFHNEDKGLMVLAGDVFDVPIKKHIIHRVVRWQLAKRQQGTHSTKTISEVSGTGRKPYQQKGTGRARHGTLRGPQFRGGATMHGPKPRSHAIKCNKKVRRLGLKIALTARAAEGKLLVFEDLEVPTHKTKNIVNYVNQMENTKKLLLVDGGLINEKLKLATQNLHYVNVLPSIGLNVYSILLHDTLVMSRDAINRIVERMHTPINR